One Nocardioides luti DNA window includes the following coding sequences:
- the glgX gene encoding glycogen debranching protein GlgX has product MTPGLWRKRGETAAVWPGRNYPLGSSWSEEATNFAVWAPEAYAASVCLFDEDGVETRHRLTERSLGIWHGALPGVAVGTRYGYRVDGPWDPEAGLRFNSHKLLLDPYAHAVSGELVPDPAVFGYVVGAPEERSTVDSAPYVPRSVVVRDDFDWGDDAHPHTRWRDTVIYEAHVKGMTALHDRVPEHLRGTYAGLGTPAVVDYLRDLGITAVELLPVQQFVSEPFLASRGLTNYWGYNSIGFFAPHHQYAASGDRGQQVTEFKEMVRSFHAAGIEVILDVVYNHTAEAGTEGPTLSFRGLDDKGFYKRVAPRKPGQKPKDTYWDVTGCGNTVDASNPFALRLILDSLRYWVTEMHVDGFRFDLLSALTRTGYDVDMGCHLLTAIGQDPVLRHVKLIAEPWDTSMDGYRVGEFPPPWIEWNDQFRDEIRDFWRNHSSGIRTVATRLAGSSDLYADDGRSPYASVNFVTAHDGFTVRDLVSYQEKHNEANGEDNRDGTDNNRAWNHGAEGETDDAGIVALRRRQAANLMATLCLSNGVPMITAGDERGRTQRGSNNAYCQDNETSWIDWRPDDAWLDVYDVTKTALRLRREHPALRQRHWFEGRPTMRGGPKDLAWLHPSGREMTGDDWHDDSLTTVGMFVSGDPLRSPGPRGEQQVDRSFMIWLNSSAKPLRLELPENDWVHSGEVVLSTDFKLPVGTPIKAGDRLSLGSRSVVVFRQT; this is encoded by the coding sequence GTGACCCCTGGACTCTGGCGCAAGCGCGGCGAGACGGCAGCCGTGTGGCCCGGCCGCAACTACCCCCTCGGCTCGTCCTGGTCGGAGGAGGCGACGAACTTCGCGGTCTGGGCGCCCGAGGCGTACGCCGCGTCGGTCTGCCTCTTCGACGAGGACGGTGTCGAGACCCGGCACCGGCTCACCGAGCGCTCGCTCGGCATCTGGCACGGCGCGCTGCCCGGCGTCGCGGTCGGCACCCGCTACGGCTACCGCGTGGACGGGCCGTGGGACCCGGAGGCCGGCCTGCGGTTCAACTCGCACAAGCTGCTGCTCGACCCCTACGCGCACGCCGTCTCCGGCGAGCTGGTGCCGGACCCGGCGGTCTTCGGGTACGTCGTGGGCGCCCCCGAGGAGCGCAGCACGGTCGACTCCGCGCCGTACGTCCCCCGCAGCGTGGTCGTCCGCGACGACTTCGACTGGGGCGACGACGCGCACCCGCACACCCGCTGGCGCGACACCGTGATCTACGAGGCGCACGTCAAGGGGATGACCGCGCTGCACGACCGGGTCCCCGAGCACCTGCGCGGGACGTACGCCGGGCTCGGCACTCCCGCGGTGGTCGACTACCTGCGCGACCTGGGCATCACGGCCGTCGAGCTGCTGCCGGTGCAGCAGTTCGTGTCCGAGCCGTTCCTCGCGTCCCGTGGCCTGACGAACTACTGGGGCTACAACTCCATCGGGTTCTTCGCGCCGCACCACCAGTACGCCGCCTCCGGCGACCGCGGCCAGCAGGTCACGGAGTTCAAGGAGATGGTCCGGTCCTTCCACGCCGCGGGCATCGAGGTGATCCTCGACGTGGTCTACAACCACACCGCCGAGGCCGGCACCGAGGGACCGACGCTGTCCTTCCGGGGCCTCGACGACAAGGGCTTCTACAAGCGCGTGGCGCCGCGCAAGCCCGGACAGAAGCCCAAGGACACCTACTGGGACGTCACCGGCTGCGGCAACACCGTCGACGCGTCGAACCCCTTCGCGCTGCGGCTGATCCTCGACTCCCTGCGCTACTGGGTCACCGAGATGCACGTCGACGGCTTCCGCTTCGACCTGCTCTCCGCGCTGACCCGGACGGGCTACGACGTCGACATGGGCTGCCACCTGCTCACCGCCATCGGCCAGGACCCGGTGCTGCGCCACGTGAAGCTGATCGCCGAGCCGTGGGACACCTCGATGGACGGCTACCGCGTCGGCGAGTTCCCGCCGCCGTGGATCGAGTGGAACGACCAGTTCCGCGACGAGATCCGCGACTTCTGGCGCAACCACTCCTCGGGCATCCGCACCGTCGCCACCCGGCTCGCCGGCTCGTCGGACCTGTACGCCGACGACGGCCGCTCGCCGTACGCCTCGGTGAACTTCGTGACCGCCCACGACGGCTTCACGGTCCGCGACCTCGTGAGCTACCAGGAGAAGCACAACGAGGCCAACGGCGAGGACAACCGCGACGGCACCGACAACAACCGCGCCTGGAACCACGGCGCCGAGGGCGAGACCGACGACGCCGGGATCGTCGCGCTGCGGCGGCGGCAGGCGGCCAACCTGATGGCCACCCTGTGCCTGTCCAACGGCGTCCCGATGATCACCGCCGGCGACGAGCGTGGCCGCACCCAGCGCGGCAGCAACAACGCCTACTGCCAGGACAACGAGACGTCGTGGATCGACTGGCGTCCGGACGACGCGTGGCTCGACGTGTACGACGTCACGAAGACCGCCCTGCGGCTGCGGCGCGAGCACCCCGCGCTGCGCCAGCGGCACTGGTTCGAGGGCCGGCCCACGATGCGCGGCGGCCCCAAGGACCTCGCCTGGTTGCACCCGTCGGGTCGCGAGATGACCGGCGACGACTGGCACGACGACTCGCTCACCACGGTCGGCATGTTCGTGTCCGGCGACCCGCTGCGCTCCCCCGGCCCGCGCGGCGAGCAGCAGGTCGACCGGTCCTTCATGATCTGGCTGAACTCCAGCGCCAAGCCGCTGCGGCTCGAGCTGCCCGAGAACGACTGGGTGCACTCCGGCGAGGTCGTGCTGAGCACGGACTTCAAGCTGCCGGTCGGCACGCCGATCAAGGCCGGCGACCGGCTGTCGCTCGGGAGCCGGAGCGTCGTCGTGTTCCGCCAGACCTGA
- a CDS encoding enoyl-CoA hydratase/isomerase family protein, whose protein sequence is MGEFVRLEVADGVGTIRLDRPKMNALDVQMQEEIRAAAAEATDRDDVKAVVVYGGERVFAAGADVKEMNAMSYTDMVKRSGGLQSAFTAVARIPKPVVAAVTGYALGGGCELALCADLRFAADNAVLGQPEILLGIIPGAGGTQRLTRLVGPSTAKDLIFTGRFVQADEALAIGLVDKIFPAESVYEEALAWCRQFAGAATYAVRAAKESIDRGLEVDLDTGLEIERQQFAALFATEDRAIGMGSFVESGPGKAQFTGR, encoded by the coding sequence ATGGGTGAGTTCGTCAGACTGGAAGTCGCCGACGGCGTGGGCACGATCCGGCTGGACCGGCCGAAGATGAACGCGCTCGACGTGCAGATGCAGGAGGAGATCCGCGCGGCGGCCGCCGAGGCGACCGACCGCGACGACGTCAAGGCCGTGGTCGTGTACGGCGGGGAGCGGGTCTTCGCGGCCGGCGCCGACGTCAAGGAGATGAACGCCATGTCCTACACCGACATGGTCAAGCGCTCCGGCGGCCTGCAGTCGGCCTTCACCGCGGTCGCCCGGATCCCCAAGCCCGTGGTCGCGGCCGTGACCGGCTACGCGCTCGGCGGCGGCTGCGAGCTGGCGCTCTGCGCCGACCTGCGCTTCGCCGCCGACAATGCGGTGCTCGGCCAGCCCGAGATCCTGCTCGGCATCATCCCCGGAGCCGGCGGCACCCAGCGGCTCACCCGCCTCGTCGGCCCGAGCACCGCGAAGGACCTGATCTTCACCGGCCGCTTCGTCCAGGCAGACGAGGCGCTCGCCATCGGCCTGGTCGACAAGATCTTCCCGGCGGAGTCGGTCTACGAGGAGGCGCTCGCCTGGTGCCGCCAGTTCGCCGGCGCCGCGACGTACGCCGTCCGGGCCGCCAAGGAGAGCATCGACCGCGGGCTCGAGGTCGACCTCGACACCGGCCTCGAGATCGAGCGGCAGCAGTTCGCGGCCCTGTTCGCCACCGAGGACCGGGCGATCGGGATGGGCTCGTTCGTGGAGAGCGGCCCGGGCAAGGCACAGTTCACCGGCCGCTGA
- a CDS encoding PKD domain-containing protein codes for MRPFHPGAQHRTLAAVVVLALAPLTPLLTVPGSPPAQAAVSTLGLEVPASAVLGDPVQAVATGGPEGARYAWDLDGNGSFETSTGTTPTTVFGFAQGGRRTVSVRMTAGGTKTVARQKVTVARPDTMRVVLDPPNPAPGQKVVARVVTRSDRPAGFSAYVWDVKGVKAQDSSTQVRGKTAGSPAQVLDLSGSGLDVTADPKFSFTMPGGKKRLHDVITVDVTAVNDSGQLSSVGRSVKLDSVYGGLVGDPYQGKAAINCDKVPAGVPAWPCAAMGGADQPLAHVPAVFYDATPTIEVCHTEVSQPRVKEVRISETKNLGYPSPVTIAIGGLNANPGNRPAQAEQRRGPKQKCVQEGALTQSWDWGDGTVTQGGVGESGKGFVYPHTYDEPGTYKVKLTTKVPYFLEGENHTFDKLKRFTAFTTRTIVVGESLCGAVKLNGIAATLEGSAGPKGPIGCFGVRRSLDDTHDVYLTGGQKLRLNGVPVTSTQGVQPVIDPATATVTVTAGQLTAKYTALEGTGVGRDRVVAGPTSTIVVPEPTYDAQLGGSFAALPAVAADPKALGNQVYGLGITAAQVYLSPNGDPREKLFTEMPAPLTGSTPPLVVTDPLTHAVIAPSGAGATPSAAERGSFPGVDTDFEIDLSGMDLGAFTVTTGALGHRKTGGWVGRVTLDVANLGTFEAPFAPPADDAGDCPSTTGPSGVSLTSGGGFEYGGVKALFNPPLAIGPVGLTCLAIKGSSDPFVMSGKAQAQFPVTAPLLTIDACLAFAVLHAGQSGSGCEKTLVASEDTVWFRATGLVRLLGVVDLAKGSIDVTMGSSYQAAAVHGEVGVDFDVFKGSAFVDGTMIFEPEFAYSLIGGLKLCADFGIEFCANAQVGVSSKGYGACASLGGVVYLKDHGWKVFFASCDLKKYLAVQRGIHSTQRGTSATSEMPNGLAKAAYVVHGDGGAPPDLVVGRPDGTRLTDDGKGYQELEGATITKFPADDVTTITLDHPLGGTWDITAKSSTTCGGAGCTTTTPNITVELQTPIPEPVVTGTVTGSGSQRTLQYDAQLDPGDDLVLQEQGPFGTRLLGSAAAAGHTFAIPTAGVAEQRTVTAIIERNGIPYRTIAVDSYQAPPASKLAVPANLQVVVQGGSSKASWEPVPGAKTYEVRGVLSDGRTVRTQVSGTQVTLPGVTSFTGGNLTVRALGTVGLDSAVRTAKLTPVPRVKVSW; via the coding sequence ATGCGACCGTTCCACCCGGGTGCCCAGCACCGCACCCTCGCCGCCGTCGTCGTCCTGGCTCTGGCGCCCCTGACGCCCCTGCTCACGGTGCCGGGCAGCCCTCCGGCGCAGGCCGCGGTGTCGACGCTCGGGCTCGAGGTGCCGGCGTCGGCCGTCCTCGGCGACCCGGTCCAGGCGGTCGCCACCGGCGGGCCGGAGGGGGCGAGGTACGCCTGGGACCTCGACGGCAACGGCAGCTTCGAGACCTCGACGGGCACCACGCCCACCACCGTGTTCGGCTTCGCGCAGGGCGGGCGGCGCACGGTCTCGGTGCGCATGACCGCAGGGGGCACCAAGACCGTCGCGCGCCAGAAGGTGACGGTCGCCCGCCCCGACACCATGCGGGTCGTGCTCGACCCGCCGAACCCGGCGCCGGGGCAGAAGGTCGTCGCGCGCGTGGTCACCCGCTCCGACCGCCCCGCAGGGTTCAGCGCCTACGTCTGGGACGTGAAGGGCGTCAAGGCCCAGGACTCGAGCACGCAGGTCCGGGGGAAGACCGCCGGCAGCCCGGCGCAGGTCCTCGACCTGAGCGGGAGCGGGCTCGACGTCACCGCGGACCCGAAGTTCTCGTTCACCATGCCCGGCGGCAAGAAGCGGCTCCACGACGTGATCACCGTGGACGTGACCGCGGTGAACGACTCCGGCCAGCTGAGCAGCGTGGGCCGCTCGGTGAAGCTCGACAGCGTCTACGGGGGCCTGGTCGGCGACCCGTACCAGGGCAAGGCCGCCATCAACTGCGACAAGGTGCCCGCCGGGGTGCCGGCCTGGCCGTGCGCGGCCATGGGAGGCGCCGACCAACCCCTGGCCCACGTGCCCGCGGTCTTCTACGACGCCACCCCCACGATCGAGGTCTGCCACACGGAGGTCTCCCAGCCGAGGGTCAAGGAGGTCCGGATCTCGGAGACGAAGAACCTCGGCTACCCCTCGCCGGTGACGATCGCGATCGGGGGGCTGAACGCGAATCCCGGCAACCGTCCGGCGCAGGCCGAGCAGCGGCGAGGTCCGAAGCAGAAGTGCGTGCAGGAGGGCGCACTGACCCAGTCGTGGGACTGGGGCGACGGCACCGTCACCCAGGGCGGTGTGGGTGAGTCGGGGAAGGGCTTCGTCTACCCCCACACCTACGACGAGCCGGGGACGTACAAGGTCAAGCTCACCACGAAGGTCCCCTACTTCCTGGAGGGCGAGAACCACACGTTCGACAAGCTCAAGCGCTTCACGGCCTTCACGACCCGCACCATCGTCGTCGGCGAGTCGCTGTGCGGGGCCGTGAAGCTGAACGGGATCGCGGCGACGCTCGAGGGGTCCGCCGGCCCGAAGGGGCCGATCGGCTGCTTCGGCGTACGCCGGTCGCTGGACGACACCCACGACGTCTACCTCACGGGCGGCCAGAAGCTGCGCCTCAACGGGGTGCCGGTCACGTCGACCCAGGGCGTCCAGCCGGTGATCGACCCGGCCACCGCGACCGTGACCGTGACCGCGGGACAGCTGACCGCCAAGTACACCGCGCTGGAGGGCACGGGCGTCGGCCGCGACCGCGTCGTCGCGGGACCGACGAGCACGATCGTCGTGCCGGAGCCGACGTACGACGCACAGCTCGGCGGCTCCTTCGCGGCGCTGCCCGCGGTCGCGGCGGACCCGAAGGCCCTCGGCAACCAAGTGTATGGACTCGGGATCACGGCCGCCCAGGTGTATCTCTCCCCGAACGGCGACCCCCGCGAGAAGCTCTTCACCGAGATGCCGGCTCCGCTCACGGGCTCGACGCCACCGCTGGTCGTGACCGACCCCCTCACCCACGCGGTCATCGCCCCGAGCGGAGCGGGTGCCACACCGTCGGCTGCCGAGCGCGGCAGCTTCCCCGGGGTCGACACGGACTTCGAGATCGACCTCTCGGGCATGGACCTCGGTGCGTTCACGGTCACCACCGGCGCGCTGGGGCACCGCAAGACCGGGGGCTGGGTGGGGAGGGTGACCCTCGACGTCGCGAACCTCGGCACGTTCGAGGCACCCTTCGCCCCGCCGGCGGACGACGCCGGCGACTGCCCGTCCACCACCGGCCCGTCGGGGGTCTCGCTCACGTCGGGCGGTGGCTTCGAGTACGGCGGCGTCAAGGCGCTCTTCAACCCACCGCTCGCCATCGGCCCCGTGGGGCTGACGTGCCTGGCGATCAAGGGGTCGTCCGATCCCTTCGTGATGAGCGGGAAGGCCCAGGCCCAGTTCCCCGTGACCGCGCCCCTCCTGACGATCGACGCGTGCCTGGCGTTCGCGGTCCTGCACGCCGGGCAGTCCGGCAGCGGCTGCGAGAAGACCCTGGTCGCGAGCGAGGACACCGTGTGGTTCCGGGCCACCGGTCTGGTGAGGCTCCTCGGCGTCGTCGACCTGGCCAAGGGGTCGATCGACGTCACCATGGGCTCCAGCTACCAGGCGGCCGCGGTGCACGGCGAGGTCGGCGTCGACTTCGACGTCTTCAAGGGCAGCGCGTTCGTCGACGGCACGATGATCTTCGAGCCCGAGTTCGCCTACTCCCTGATCGGTGGGCTGAAGCTCTGCGCCGACTTCGGGATCGAGTTCTGCGCCAACGCGCAGGTGGGCGTGTCGAGCAAGGGCTACGGGGCCTGCGCCAGCCTGGGAGGTGTGGTCTACCTCAAGGACCACGGGTGGAAGGTCTTCTTCGCCTCGTGCGACCTCAAGAAGTACCTCGCGGTGCAGCGCGGCATCCACAGCACGCAGCGCGGCACCTCGGCGACCAGCGAGATGCCGAACGGGCTGGCCAAGGCGGCGTACGTCGTCCACGGTGACGGCGGCGCGCCCCCGGACCTCGTGGTGGGTCGCCCTGACGGCACGCGGCTGACCGACGACGGCAAGGGCTACCAGGAGCTCGAGGGAGCGACGATCACGAAGTTCCCGGCCGACGACGTCACCACGATCACCCTGGACCACCCGCTGGGCGGCACCTGGGACATCACCGCGAAGTCGTCGACCACGTGCGGCGGGGCGGGGTGCACGACCACCACGCCGAACATCACCGTCGAGCTGCAGACGCCGATCCCCGAGCCGGTGGTCACCGGCACGGTCACCGGCAGCGGGAGCCAGCGCACCCTGCAGTACGACGCCCAGCTCGATCCGGGCGACGACCTGGTCCTGCAGGAGCAGGGCCCCTTCGGGACCCGCCTGCTGGGCTCGGCCGCGGCCGCCGGGCACACGTTCGCGATCCCGACCGCCGGCGTCGCCGAGCAGCGCACCGTCACGGCGATCATCGAGCGCAACGGGATCCCCTACCGCACCATCGCGGTCGACTCCTACCAGGCACCGCCCGCGAGCAAGCTGGCCGTCCCGGCCAACCTCCAGGTCGTGGTGCAGGGCGGCTCGTCGAAGGCCTCGTGGGAGCCGGTCCCCGGCGCGAAGACCTACGAGGTCCGTGGGGTCCTGTCCGACGGTCGCACGGTCCGCACCCAGGTGAGCGGAACCCAGGTGACCCTGCCGGGCGTCACGTCCTTCACGGGTGGCAACCTCACGGTTCGGGCGCTCGGCACCGTCGGGCTCGACAGTGCCGTGCGCACCGCCAAGCTCACGCCCGTCCCGCGGGTCAAGGTCTCCTGGTGA
- a CDS encoding LysR family transcriptional regulator → MELRQLEYVVVLSEELNFRRAADRLSVAQSALSQQVQRLERELGVRLFSRSTHHVRLTPAGDAFLREARQVLAAVARARTAARVGATGELTLCIGDGAIDTMPVIAEEIRRRHPSVVVHEVDGSPLEQRRMFAEGRLDLGFGHPHDQAPLGRDLEATLLRLEPVGVFVPASHPYADRASLRPADLAGQPLLFPPRDRFPEYHAFLVQILGANGVRADPYTGSAQSLGNAMNVVARGDAVLCGPELTNLRPSVVWRPLHPVPAWRTSLVRLRRAANPMALTAWQVALDVARERGWLAEPVIAPGDQPIVD, encoded by the coding sequence ATGGAGTTGCGACAGCTCGAGTACGTCGTCGTCCTGTCCGAGGAGCTCAACTTCCGTCGCGCCGCGGACCGGCTGTCGGTGGCGCAGTCCGCCCTGAGCCAGCAGGTCCAGCGGCTCGAGCGCGAGCTCGGCGTACGCCTCTTCAGCCGCTCGACGCACCACGTCCGGCTCACCCCCGCCGGGGACGCCTTCCTGCGCGAGGCCCGGCAGGTCCTCGCCGCCGTCGCCCGGGCCAGGACCGCCGCTCGCGTCGGGGCCACCGGCGAGCTCACCCTCTGCATCGGCGACGGGGCGATCGACACCATGCCCGTGATCGCCGAGGAGATCCGGCGCCGCCACCCGTCCGTGGTGGTGCACGAGGTCGACGGCAGCCCCCTCGAGCAGCGTCGGATGTTCGCCGAGGGACGGCTCGACCTCGGTTTCGGCCACCCGCACGACCAGGCACCGCTCGGCCGCGACCTCGAGGCCACCCTGCTGCGTCTCGAGCCGGTCGGGGTCTTCGTGCCGGCCTCGCACCCGTACGCCGACCGGGCCTCGCTCCGCCCGGCGGACCTCGCCGGGCAGCCGCTGCTCTTCCCTCCGCGGGACCGCTTCCCGGAGTACCACGCGTTCCTCGTCCAGATCCTCGGCGCCAACGGGGTGCGGGCGGACCCGTACACCGGCTCGGCCCAGAGCCTGGGCAACGCCATGAACGTCGTGGCCCGGGGTGACGCGGTGCTGTGCGGGCCCGAGCTCACCAACCTGCGCCCGAGCGTCGTGTGGCGACCGCTGCACCCCGTCCCCGCGTGGCGCACCTCGCTGGTGCGGCTGCGCCGGGCGGCCAACCCGATGGCCCTCACCGCCTGGCAGGTGGCGCTGGACGTGGCCCGGGAGCGCGGCTGGCTCGCGGAGCCGGTGATCGCCCCAGGTGATCAGCCGATCGTCGATTGA
- a CDS encoding electron transfer flavoprotein subunit beta/FixA family protein, protein MKYVPDATADRQFESDNTVDRVGVDGLLSELDEYAVEQALQIKEKADGDDITVTALCVGPEKAVDAVRKALQMGADQGVHVLDDAIAGSDYVATSLVLAKAIEKLGAEKQVDLVVCGMASTDASGSVVPAMLAERLGLPQVTFASVIETQGDQVRIKRDGDTATEVIGGTMPLVLSVTDQTGEARYPSFKGIMAAKKKPMETLSLSDLGVEADQVGLSVAWTEVEDTTARPPRTAGEIVTDEDGSGATALTEFLASKKFI, encoded by the coding sequence GTGAAGTACGTGCCCGACGCCACTGCCGACCGGCAGTTCGAGTCGGACAACACCGTCGACCGCGTTGGCGTCGACGGGCTGCTGTCGGAGCTCGACGAGTACGCCGTCGAGCAGGCCCTCCAGATCAAGGAGAAGGCCGACGGCGACGACATCACCGTGACCGCGCTCTGCGTGGGTCCGGAGAAGGCCGTCGACGCCGTCCGCAAGGCGCTGCAGATGGGTGCCGACCAGGGCGTCCACGTCCTCGACGACGCGATCGCCGGCTCCGACTACGTCGCGACCTCGCTCGTGCTCGCCAAGGCCATCGAGAAGCTCGGTGCCGAGAAGCAGGTCGACCTCGTCGTCTGCGGCATGGCCAGCACCGACGCGTCCGGCTCGGTCGTCCCGGCGATGCTCGCCGAGCGCCTCGGCCTCCCGCAGGTCACCTTCGCCTCGGTCATCGAGACCCAGGGCGACCAGGTCCGCATCAAGCGCGACGGCGACACCGCCACCGAGGTCATCGGCGGCACCATGCCGCTGGTCCTCTCGGTCACCGACCAGACCGGCGAGGCGCGCTACCCGTCGTTCAAGGGGATCATGGCCGCCAAGAAGAAGCCGATGGAGACGCTCTCGCTGAGCGACCTCGGCGTCGAGGCGGACCAGGTCGGCCTCTCCGTGGCCTGGACCGAGGTCGAGGACACCACGGCCCGCCCGCCGCGCACCGCCGGCGAGATCGTCACCGACGAGGACGGCTCGGGCGCCACGGCGCTGACCGAGTTCCTCGCGTCCAAGAAGTTCATCTAA
- a CDS encoding electron transfer flavoprotein subunit alpha/FixB family protein, producing MSEVLVLIDHVDGAVRKPTYELLTIAKRLGEPSAVFIGPADKAAEATESVKKYGAEKVYVVDDTEIKGYLVAPKAEALQQLVEKTSPAAVLITSSYEGKEIAGRLAIKIDSGLITDAVDVQEGPVTTQSVFAGNYTVTAKVTKGTPIITVKPNAATPEAADGAAAVEEFAVTISDAAKTAQIVASQPRKATGRPELTEAAIVVSGGRGTGGNFEPIEGLADALGAAVGASRAAVDSGWMPHSFQVGQTGKTVSPQLYVANGISGAIQHRAGMQTSKTIVAVNKDDEAPIFELVDFGVVGDLHTVLPAATEKITAHKG from the coding sequence ATGTCCGAAGTTCTCGTCCTCATCGACCACGTCGACGGCGCCGTCCGCAAGCCGACGTACGAGCTCCTCACCATCGCCAAGCGTCTCGGCGAGCCGTCCGCGGTCTTCATCGGCCCGGCCGACAAGGCCGCCGAGGCCACCGAGTCCGTGAAGAAGTACGGCGCGGAGAAGGTCTACGTCGTCGACGATACGGAGATCAAGGGCTACCTCGTGGCCCCCAAGGCCGAGGCGCTCCAGCAGCTCGTGGAGAAGACCTCGCCGGCCGCCGTGCTGATCACCTCGTCCTACGAGGGCAAGGAGATCGCCGGTCGCCTCGCGATCAAGATCGACTCCGGCCTGATCACCGACGCCGTCGACGTGCAGGAGGGTCCGGTGACCACGCAGAGCGTGTTCGCGGGCAACTACACGGTCACCGCGAAGGTCACCAAGGGCACGCCGATCATCACGGTCAAGCCGAACGCCGCGACCCCGGAGGCCGCCGACGGCGCCGCCGCCGTCGAGGAGTTCGCGGTGACCATCTCCGACGCCGCCAAGACCGCCCAGATCGTGGCCTCGCAGCCGCGCAAGGCGACCGGTCGCCCCGAGCTCACCGAGGCCGCCATCGTGGTCTCCGGTGGTCGTGGCACCGGCGGCAACTTCGAGCCCATCGAGGGTCTTGCGGACGCGCTCGGCGCGGCCGTGGGTGCCTCGCGCGCCGCCGTCGACTCGGGCTGGATGCCGCACAGCTTCCAGGTCGGCCAGACCGGCAAGACGGTCTCGCCGCAGCTCTACGTCGCCAACGGCATCTCCGGTGCGATCCAGCACCGCGCCGGCATGCAGACCTCGAAGACCATCGTGGCCGTCAACAAGGACGACGAGGCCCCGATCTTCGAGCTGGTCGACTTCGGCGTCGTGGGGGACCTGCACACGGTCCTGCCCGCGGCCACCGAGAAGATCACCGCGCACAAGGGCTGA
- a CDS encoding lysyl oxidase family protein codes for MPRHPFRRAGRLAGVTAALALALPALALPLGSASASSGAQAAPDPASPLVLWAPQKVVTYSYGGEVWSDLGLRVIAQGAPFELWSTRPSYDQPIQTVWRSAGGDVALPAGVMKDFSGMAKFLKVEMRKVGSDQVRTSRRTACLNTWSERVRPDAPATSAYPRSCYYNPYTLGSVQGVEEGWAAPLVSVDRPLHLAPGRYAVTATITKAYARTFGLAPSDATRKFRLVVKKEGGESDYRPTGHASSVARPAAHEPTSASGGHRAPGSPVPDLRSLPAWGIQVSNSGRFLQFSATVWNGGDSPLVVDGFRREDEDEMDAYQYFFDGDGNQTGYQQVGHMHWDARTTHQHWHFEDFARYSLLRADKTEAVRSKKEAFCLANTDAVDQTVPNANWNPENTDLSTSCGDYGSLSIREVLASGWGDTYGQFRAGQSFNLDGLPNGKYYIAVIANPENRLVEGSTANNVSLRKVILGGKPGARTVRVPQVGVIEEPVYDGK; via the coding sequence GTGCCCCGTCACCCGTTCCGCCGCGCCGGCCGCCTCGCCGGTGTGACCGCAGCGCTCGCGCTCGCGCTGCCCGCCCTGGCTCTCCCGCTGGGCTCCGCCTCCGCCTCCTCCGGCGCGCAGGCCGCCCCCGACCCGGCGTCGCCGCTGGTGCTGTGGGCCCCCCAGAAGGTCGTCACCTACTCCTACGGCGGCGAGGTCTGGTCCGACCTCGGCCTGCGCGTGATCGCGCAGGGCGCGCCCTTCGAGCTGTGGTCCACGCGACCGTCGTACGACCAGCCGATCCAGACCGTCTGGCGCTCGGCCGGGGGCGACGTCGCGCTGCCGGCAGGGGTGATGAAGGACTTCAGCGGGATGGCGAAGTTCCTCAAGGTCGAGATGCGCAAGGTCGGCAGCGACCAGGTCCGCACCTCGAGGCGGACCGCCTGCCTGAACACGTGGTCCGAGCGGGTCCGACCGGACGCGCCGGCGACCTCGGCGTACCCCCGCAGCTGCTACTACAACCCGTACACCCTCGGCTCCGTCCAGGGCGTCGAGGAGGGCTGGGCCGCGCCGCTCGTCTCCGTGGACCGGCCGCTGCACCTCGCGCCGGGGCGGTACGCCGTCACCGCGACGATCACGAAGGCCTACGCCCGGACCTTCGGGCTGGCGCCGTCCGACGCGACCCGGAAGTTCCGCCTGGTCGTCAAGAAGGAGGGCGGCGAGAGTGACTACCGCCCGACCGGCCACGCCTCGTCCGTGGCCCGTCCGGCCGCGCACGAGCCCACGTCGGCCAGCGGCGGGCACCGCGCCCCGGGCAGCCCCGTCCCCGACCTGCGCTCGCTGCCGGCCTGGGGCATCCAGGTCTCGAACAGCGGCCGCTTCCTGCAGTTCTCGGCGACCGTGTGGAACGGCGGCGACAGCCCCCTGGTCGTCGACGGCTTCCGCCGCGAGGACGAGGACGAGATGGACGCCTACCAGTACTTCTTCGACGGCGACGGCAACCAGACCGGCTACCAGCAGGTCGGGCACATGCACTGGGACGCCCGGACCACGCACCAGCACTGGCACTTCGAGGACTTCGCCCGCTACTCGCTGCTGCGCGCCGACAAGACCGAGGCGGTGCGCTCCAAGAAGGAGGCGTTCTGCCTGGCCAACACCGACGCGGTCGACCAGACCGTCCCGAACGCCAACTGGAACCCCGAGAACACCGACCTGTCGACCTCGTGCGGCGACTACGGCTCGCTCTCGATCCGCGAGGTGCTCGCCTCCGGGTGGGGTGACACCTACGGCCAGTTCCGCGCCGGCCAGTCCTTCAACCTCGACGGCCTCCCCAACGGGAAGTACTACATCGCGGTCATCGCCAACCCCGAGAACCGCCTCGTCGAGGGCTCCACGGCCAACAACGTGTCGCTCCGCAAGGTGATCCTCGGCGGCAAGCCCGGCGCCCGGACCGTCCGCGTGCCCCAGGTCGGCGTGATCGAGGAGCCCGTGTACGACGGCAAGTGA